One Myotis daubentonii chromosome 3, mMyoDau2.1, whole genome shotgun sequence genomic window carries:
- the HPDL gene encoding 4-hydroxyphenylpyruvate dioxygenase-like protein translates to MAAPALRLCHVAFHVPTGQPLARDLQRLFGFQPWAAREAGGWRQLALRSGDAVFLVNEGAGPREPLYGLDPRHAVPSATNLCFDVADAGAAARALAAKGSCVLVPPVRVQDALGAATYTVVSSPAGNLSLTLLERSGYRGPFLPGFRPLSSKTGPGWFSHVDHLTLACTRGSSPTLMRWFHDCLGFHHLPLSPGEDPELGFEVTAGSGQGGLRLTALQTRPCSAVPTLVLAESLPGAASGPDQVQQFLARHRGPGLQHVGLYTPNITEATEGVTLAGGRLLIPPKAYYQQPGKERQIRAAGHEPNQLALQGILLDGEKGKFLLQVFTKSLFAEDTFFLELIQRQGATGFGQGNIRALWQSVEEQAARGQEA, encoded by the coding sequence ATGGCCGCGCCCGCCCTCCGACTGTGCCATGTCGCCTTCCACGTGCCCACAGGGCAGCCTCTGGCCAGGGATCTGCAGCGCCTCTTCGGCTTCCAGCCCTGGGCGGCGCGGGAGGCCGGCGGCTGGCGGCAGCTGGCCCTGCGCAGCGGCGACGCGGTCTTTTTGGTGAATGAGGGCGCGGGGCCCCGGGAGCCGCTCTACGGCCTGGACCCGCGTCACGCGGTGCCCAGCGCCACCAACCTGTGCTTTGATGTGGCGGACGCGGGTGCAGCCGCCCGGGCGCTGGCGGCAAAGGGCAGCTGCGTGCTGGTGCCTCCTGTTCGTGTGCAGGATGCACTGGGCGCTGCCACCTACACCGTGGTCAGCTCGCCGGCAGGCAACCTCAGCCTGACGCTGCTGGAGCGCAGCGGCTACCGCGGACCCTTCCTACCCGGTTTCCGCCCTCTGTCCTCCAAAACCGGCCCCGGATGGTTCAGCCACGTGGACCACCTGACCCTGGCCTGCACCCGCGGCAGCTCCCCTACACTGATGCGCTGGTTCCACGACTGTCTAGGCTTTCACCACCTGCCACTGAGCCCAGGCGAGGATCCGGAGCTGGGCTTCGAGGTGACAGCGGGGTCTGGACAAGGCGGGCTGAGGCTCACTGCCCTGCAGACCCGGCCATGCAGTGCTGTCCCCACCCTTGTGCTGGCTGAGTCCCTCCCCGGGGCCGCCAGTGGACCGGACCAGGTGCAGCAGTTCCTGGCCCGGCACAGAGGACCCGGCCTGCAGCACGTGGGACTGTACACACCGAACATCACAGAAGCCACTGAAGGGGTGACTTTGGCGGGGGGCCGGCTCCTGATTCCCCCGAAGGCCTACTACCAGCAGCCGGGCAAGGAACGTCAGATCCGAGCTGCAGGTCATGAGCCCAACCAGCTGGCCCTGCAGGGAATTCTGCTAGACGGCGAGAAAGGCAAGTTTTTGCTTCAGGTCTTCACCAAGTCGCTCTTTGCAGAGGACACCTTCTTCCTGGAGCTGATTCAGAGGCAGGGGGCCACAGGCTTTGGCCAGGGCAACATCCGGGCCTTGTGGCAGTCCGTGGAGGAGCAAGCTGCCAGGGGTCAGGAAGCCTGA
- the MUTYH gene encoding adenine DNA glycosylase isoform X2, with product MKKPRAAVGSRRRKQTSSGEEREKHALSSSQARPTIPDAGQASRQEEVVLQASLSPYHQFRDAAEVTVFRESLLSWYDRKKRDLPWRRRAEGEVDLDRRAYAVWVSEVMLQQTQVATVIDYYTRWMQKWPTLQDLASASLEEVNQLWAGLGYYSRGRRLQEGARKVVEELGGHVPRTAETLQRLLPGVGRYTAGAIASIAFGQVTGVVDGNVVRVLCRVRGIGADPSNTFVSQQLWSLAQQLVDPARPGDFNQAAMELGAIVCSPQHPHCSQCPVQSLCRAHQRVERERLPASQSLPGSPDVEECAPNTGQCQLCAPPTEPWDQTLGVANFPRKASRKPPREECSATCVLEQPRAPGGARILLVQRPNSGLLAGLWEFPSVTVDPSGRHQRKALLQELQNWAGPLPATHLHHLGQVVHTFSHIKLTYQVYGLALEGQAPVTVTAPGARWLTREEFHTAAVSTAMKKVFRVYEGQQSGTCKSSKRSQVSTASSRKKPSPGQQVLDRFFRPHIPTDAPRLNSAAQ from the exons ATGAAGAAGCCACGCGCAGCTGTGGGAAGTCGTCGCAGGAAGCAGACATCcagtggggaggaaagggagaaacatgccctcagcagcagccaggccaggcctaCTATCCCTGATG caggccaggccagccGTCAGGAGGAGGTGGTATTGCAGGCCTCTCTCTCCCCGTACCACCAATTCAGAGATGCAGCCGAGGTCACCGTCTTCCGGGAGAGCCTGCTGAGCTGGTATGACCGAAAGAAGCGGGACCTGCCCTGGAGAAGGCGG GCAGAGGGTGAGGTGGACCTGGACAGGCGGGCATATGCTG TATGGGTCTCAGAGGTCATGCTGCAGCAGACCCAGGTTGCCACGGTGATCGACTATTATACCAGATGGATGCAG AAGTGGCCAACACTGCAGGATCTGGCCAGTGCTTCCCTGGAG GAAGTGAACCAGCTCTGGGCTGGCCTGGGGTACTACTCTCGAGGCCGGCGGCTGCAGGAGGGAGCCCGGAAG gtGGTAGAGGAGCTCGGGGGCCATGTGCCACGCACAGCAGAGACCTTGCAGCGGCTCCTGCCTGGCGTGGGGCGGTACACAGCTGGAGCCATTGCTTCCATTGCCTTTGGCCAG GTGACCGGTGTGGTAGATGGAAACGTAGTGCGGGTGCTATGCCGTGTCCGAGGCATTGGTGCCGATCCCAGCAACACCTTTGTCTCCCAGCAGCTCTG GAGCCTAGCCCAGCAGCTGGTAGACCCAGCCCGGCCCGGAGACTTTAAccaggcagccatggagctgggagCCATAGTGTGCAGCCCGCAACACCCACACTGCAGCCAGTGCCCTGTCCAGAGCCTGTGCCGGGCACACCAGAGG GTGGAGCGGGAGCGGCTTCCAGCCTCACAGAGCCTGCCAGGCAGTCCTGACGTGGAGGAGTGTG CTCCCAACACTGGACAGTGCCAGCTGTGCGCACCTCCTACAGAGCCCTGGGACCAGACGCTGGGAGTGGCCAACTTTCCCAGAAAGGCCAGCCGTAAGCCCCCCAGGGAGGAGTGCTCTGCCACCTGTGTTCTGGAGCAGCCCAGGGCCCCTGGGGGTGCCCGGATTCTGCTGGTGCAGAGGCCCAACTCAG GTCTGCTGGCAGGACTGTGGGAGTTCCCATCTGTGACTGTGGACCCCTCAGGACGGCATCAGCGCAAGGCCCTGCTGCAGGAACTGCAGAATTGGGCTGGGCCCCTCCCAGCCACCCACCTGCATCACCTAGGGCAG GTGGTCCACACCTTCTCTCACATCAAGCTGACCTATCAAGTATATGGTCTGGCCCTGGAAGGGCAGGCCCCAGTGACAGTCACAGCACCTGGCGCTCGCTGGCTGACTCGGGAAGAGTTTCACACCGCAGCTGTCTCCACCGCCATGAAAAAG GTGTTCCGCGTGTACGAAGGCCAACAGTCAGGGACCTGCAAG AGCTCCAAAAGATCCCAGGTGTCTACTGCATCCAGCCGGAAaaagcccagcccaggccagcaaGTCCTGGATCGTTTCTTTCGGCCCCATATCCCCACAGATGCACCTAGACTCAACAGTGCGGCCCAGTGA
- the MUTYH gene encoding adenine DNA glycosylase isoform X4 translates to MPSAAARPGLLSLMAEGEVDLDRRAYAVWVSEVMLQQTQVATVIDYYTRWMQKWPTLQDLASASLEEVNQLWAGLGYYSRGRRLQEGARKVVEELGGHVPRTAETLQRLLPGVGRYTAGAIASIAFGQVTGVVDGNVVRVLCRVRGIGADPSNTFVSQQLWSLAQQLVDPARPGDFNQAAMELGAIVCSPQHPHCSQCPVQSLCRAHQRVERERLPASQSLPGSPDVEECAPNTGQCQLCAPPTEPWDQTLGVANFPRKASRKPPREECSATCVLEQPRAPGGARILLVQRPNSGLLAGLWEFPSVTVDPSGRHQRKALLQELQNWAGPLPATHLHHLGQVVHTFSHIKLTYQVYGLALEGQAPVTVTAPGARWLTREEFHTAAVSTAMKKVFRVYEGQQSGTCKSSKRSQVSTASSRKKPSPGQQVLDRFFRPHIPTDAPRLNSAAQ, encoded by the exons atgccctcagcagcagccaggccaggcctaCTATCCCTGATG GCAGAGGGTGAGGTGGACCTGGACAGGCGGGCATATGCTG TATGGGTCTCAGAGGTCATGCTGCAGCAGACCCAGGTTGCCACGGTGATCGACTATTATACCAGATGGATGCAG AAGTGGCCAACACTGCAGGATCTGGCCAGTGCTTCCCTGGAG GAAGTGAACCAGCTCTGGGCTGGCCTGGGGTACTACTCTCGAGGCCGGCGGCTGCAGGAGGGAGCCCGGAAG gtGGTAGAGGAGCTCGGGGGCCATGTGCCACGCACAGCAGAGACCTTGCAGCGGCTCCTGCCTGGCGTGGGGCGGTACACAGCTGGAGCCATTGCTTCCATTGCCTTTGGCCAG GTGACCGGTGTGGTAGATGGAAACGTAGTGCGGGTGCTATGCCGTGTCCGAGGCATTGGTGCCGATCCCAGCAACACCTTTGTCTCCCAGCAGCTCTG GAGCCTAGCCCAGCAGCTGGTAGACCCAGCCCGGCCCGGAGACTTTAAccaggcagccatggagctgggagCCATAGTGTGCAGCCCGCAACACCCACACTGCAGCCAGTGCCCTGTCCAGAGCCTGTGCCGGGCACACCAGAGG GTGGAGCGGGAGCGGCTTCCAGCCTCACAGAGCCTGCCAGGCAGTCCTGACGTGGAGGAGTGTG CTCCCAACACTGGACAGTGCCAGCTGTGCGCACCTCCTACAGAGCCCTGGGACCAGACGCTGGGAGTGGCCAACTTTCCCAGAAAGGCCAGCCGTAAGCCCCCCAGGGAGGAGTGCTCTGCCACCTGTGTTCTGGAGCAGCCCAGGGCCCCTGGGGGTGCCCGGATTCTGCTGGTGCAGAGGCCCAACTCAG GTCTGCTGGCAGGACTGTGGGAGTTCCCATCTGTGACTGTGGACCCCTCAGGACGGCATCAGCGCAAGGCCCTGCTGCAGGAACTGCAGAATTGGGCTGGGCCCCTCCCAGCCACCCACCTGCATCACCTAGGGCAG GTGGTCCACACCTTCTCTCACATCAAGCTGACCTATCAAGTATATGGTCTGGCCCTGGAAGGGCAGGCCCCAGTGACAGTCACAGCACCTGGCGCTCGCTGGCTGACTCGGGAAGAGTTTCACACCGCAGCTGTCTCCACCGCCATGAAAAAG GTGTTCCGCGTGTACGAAGGCCAACAGTCAGGGACCTGCAAG AGCTCCAAAAGATCCCAGGTGTCTACTGCATCCAGCCGGAAaaagcccagcccaggccagcaaGTCCTGGATCGTTTCTTTCGGCCCCATATCCCCACAGATGCACCTAGACTCAACAGTGCGGCCCAGTGA
- the MUTYH gene encoding adenine DNA glycosylase isoform X5, whose product MTERSGTCPGEGGQRVRWTWTGGHMLKWPTLQDLASASLEEVNQLWAGLGYYSRGRRLQEGARKVVEELGGHVPRTAETLQRLLPGVGRYTAGAIASIAFGQVTGVVDGNVVRVLCRVRGIGADPSNTFVSQQLWSLAQQLVDPARPGDFNQAAMELGAIVCSPQHPHCSQCPVQSLCRAHQRVERERLPASQSLPGSPDVEECAPNTGQCQLCAPPTEPWDQTLGVANFPRKASRKPPREECSATCVLEQPRAPGGARILLVQRPNSGLLAGLWEFPSVTVDPSGRHQRKALLQELQNWAGPLPATHLHHLGQVVHTFSHIKLTYQVYGLALEGQAPVTVTAPGARWLTREEFHTAAVSTAMKKVFRVYEGQQSGTCKSSKRSQVSTASSRKKPSPGQQVLDRFFRPHIPTDAPRLNSAAQ is encoded by the exons ATGACCGAAAGAAGCGGGACCTGCCCTGGAGAAGGCGG GCAGAGGGTGAGGTGGACCTGGACAGGCGGGCATATGCTG AAGTGGCCAACACTGCAGGATCTGGCCAGTGCTTCCCTGGAG GAAGTGAACCAGCTCTGGGCTGGCCTGGGGTACTACTCTCGAGGCCGGCGGCTGCAGGAGGGAGCCCGGAAG gtGGTAGAGGAGCTCGGGGGCCATGTGCCACGCACAGCAGAGACCTTGCAGCGGCTCCTGCCTGGCGTGGGGCGGTACACAGCTGGAGCCATTGCTTCCATTGCCTTTGGCCAG GTGACCGGTGTGGTAGATGGAAACGTAGTGCGGGTGCTATGCCGTGTCCGAGGCATTGGTGCCGATCCCAGCAACACCTTTGTCTCCCAGCAGCTCTG GAGCCTAGCCCAGCAGCTGGTAGACCCAGCCCGGCCCGGAGACTTTAAccaggcagccatggagctgggagCCATAGTGTGCAGCCCGCAACACCCACACTGCAGCCAGTGCCCTGTCCAGAGCCTGTGCCGGGCACACCAGAGG GTGGAGCGGGAGCGGCTTCCAGCCTCACAGAGCCTGCCAGGCAGTCCTGACGTGGAGGAGTGTG CTCCCAACACTGGACAGTGCCAGCTGTGCGCACCTCCTACAGAGCCCTGGGACCAGACGCTGGGAGTGGCCAACTTTCCCAGAAAGGCCAGCCGTAAGCCCCCCAGGGAGGAGTGCTCTGCCACCTGTGTTCTGGAGCAGCCCAGGGCCCCTGGGGGTGCCCGGATTCTGCTGGTGCAGAGGCCCAACTCAG GTCTGCTGGCAGGACTGTGGGAGTTCCCATCTGTGACTGTGGACCCCTCAGGACGGCATCAGCGCAAGGCCCTGCTGCAGGAACTGCAGAATTGGGCTGGGCCCCTCCCAGCCACCCACCTGCATCACCTAGGGCAG GTGGTCCACACCTTCTCTCACATCAAGCTGACCTATCAAGTATATGGTCTGGCCCTGGAAGGGCAGGCCCCAGTGACAGTCACAGCACCTGGCGCTCGCTGGCTGACTCGGGAAGAGTTTCACACCGCAGCTGTCTCCACCGCCATGAAAAAG GTGTTCCGCGTGTACGAAGGCCAACAGTCAGGGACCTGCAAG AGCTCCAAAAGATCCCAGGTGTCTACTGCATCCAGCCGGAAaaagcccagcccaggccagcaaGTCCTGGATCGTTTCTTTCGGCCCCATATCCCCACAGATGCACCTAGACTCAACAGTGCGGCCCAGTGA
- the MUTYH gene encoding adenine DNA glycosylase isoform X3: protein MKKPRAAVGSRRRKQTSSGEEREKHALSSSQARPTIPDGQASRQEEVVLQASLSPYHQFRDAAEVTVFRESLLSWYDRKKRDLPWRRRAEGEVDLDRRAYAVWVSEVMLQQTQVATVIDYYTRWMQKWPTLQDLASASLEEVNQLWAGLGYYSRGRRLQEGARKVVEELGGHVPRTAETLQRLLPGVGRYTAGAIASIAFGQVTGVVDGNVVRVLCRVRGIGADPSNTFVSQQLWSLAQQLVDPARPGDFNQAAMELGAIVCSPQHPHCSQCPVQSLCRAHQRVERERLPASQSLPGSPDVEECAPNTGQCQLCAPPTEPWDQTLGVANFPRKASRKPPREECSATCVLEQPRAPGGARILLVQRPNSGLLAGLWEFPSVTVDPSGRHQRKALLQELQNWAGPLPATHLHHLGQVVHTFSHIKLTYQVYGLALEGQAPVTVTAPGARWLTREEFHTAAVSTAMKKVFRVYEGQQSGTCKSSKRSQVSTASSRKKPSPGQQVLDRFFRPHIPTDAPRLNSAAQ, encoded by the exons ATGAAGAAGCCACGCGCAGCTGTGGGAAGTCGTCGCAGGAAGCAGACATCcagtggggaggaaagggagaaacatgccctcagcagcagccaggccaggcctaCTATCCCTGATG gccaggccagccGTCAGGAGGAGGTGGTATTGCAGGCCTCTCTCTCCCCGTACCACCAATTCAGAGATGCAGCCGAGGTCACCGTCTTCCGGGAGAGCCTGCTGAGCTGGTATGACCGAAAGAAGCGGGACCTGCCCTGGAGAAGGCGG GCAGAGGGTGAGGTGGACCTGGACAGGCGGGCATATGCTG TATGGGTCTCAGAGGTCATGCTGCAGCAGACCCAGGTTGCCACGGTGATCGACTATTATACCAGATGGATGCAG AAGTGGCCAACACTGCAGGATCTGGCCAGTGCTTCCCTGGAG GAAGTGAACCAGCTCTGGGCTGGCCTGGGGTACTACTCTCGAGGCCGGCGGCTGCAGGAGGGAGCCCGGAAG gtGGTAGAGGAGCTCGGGGGCCATGTGCCACGCACAGCAGAGACCTTGCAGCGGCTCCTGCCTGGCGTGGGGCGGTACACAGCTGGAGCCATTGCTTCCATTGCCTTTGGCCAG GTGACCGGTGTGGTAGATGGAAACGTAGTGCGGGTGCTATGCCGTGTCCGAGGCATTGGTGCCGATCCCAGCAACACCTTTGTCTCCCAGCAGCTCTG GAGCCTAGCCCAGCAGCTGGTAGACCCAGCCCGGCCCGGAGACTTTAAccaggcagccatggagctgggagCCATAGTGTGCAGCCCGCAACACCCACACTGCAGCCAGTGCCCTGTCCAGAGCCTGTGCCGGGCACACCAGAGG GTGGAGCGGGAGCGGCTTCCAGCCTCACAGAGCCTGCCAGGCAGTCCTGACGTGGAGGAGTGTG CTCCCAACACTGGACAGTGCCAGCTGTGCGCACCTCCTACAGAGCCCTGGGACCAGACGCTGGGAGTGGCCAACTTTCCCAGAAAGGCCAGCCGTAAGCCCCCCAGGGAGGAGTGCTCTGCCACCTGTGTTCTGGAGCAGCCCAGGGCCCCTGGGGGTGCCCGGATTCTGCTGGTGCAGAGGCCCAACTCAG GTCTGCTGGCAGGACTGTGGGAGTTCCCATCTGTGACTGTGGACCCCTCAGGACGGCATCAGCGCAAGGCCCTGCTGCAGGAACTGCAGAATTGGGCTGGGCCCCTCCCAGCCACCCACCTGCATCACCTAGGGCAG GTGGTCCACACCTTCTCTCACATCAAGCTGACCTATCAAGTATATGGTCTGGCCCTGGAAGGGCAGGCCCCAGTGACAGTCACAGCACCTGGCGCTCGCTGGCTGACTCGGGAAGAGTTTCACACCGCAGCTGTCTCCACCGCCATGAAAAAG GTGTTCCGCGTGTACGAAGGCCAACAGTCAGGGACCTGCAAG AGCTCCAAAAGATCCCAGGTGTCTACTGCATCCAGCCGGAAaaagcccagcccaggccagcaaGTCCTGGATCGTTTCTTTCGGCCCCATATCCCCACAGATGCACCTAGACTCAACAGTGCGGCCCAGTGA
- the MUTYH gene encoding adenine DNA glycosylase isoform X1, which yields MKKPRAAVGSRRRKQTSSGEEREKHALSSSQARPTIPDACAGTTPEFPEAPAGQASRQEEVVLQASLSPYHQFRDAAEVTVFRESLLSWYDRKKRDLPWRRRAEGEVDLDRRAYAVWVSEVMLQQTQVATVIDYYTRWMQKWPTLQDLASASLEEVNQLWAGLGYYSRGRRLQEGARKVVEELGGHVPRTAETLQRLLPGVGRYTAGAIASIAFGQVTGVVDGNVVRVLCRVRGIGADPSNTFVSQQLWSLAQQLVDPARPGDFNQAAMELGAIVCSPQHPHCSQCPVQSLCRAHQRVERERLPASQSLPGSPDVEECAPNTGQCQLCAPPTEPWDQTLGVANFPRKASRKPPREECSATCVLEQPRAPGGARILLVQRPNSGLLAGLWEFPSVTVDPSGRHQRKALLQELQNWAGPLPATHLHHLGQVVHTFSHIKLTYQVYGLALEGQAPVTVTAPGARWLTREEFHTAAVSTAMKKVFRVYEGQQSGTCKSSKRSQVSTASSRKKPSPGQQVLDRFFRPHIPTDAPRLNSAAQ from the exons ATGAAGAAGCCACGCGCAGCTGTGGGAAGTCGTCGCAGGAAGCAGACATCcagtggggaggaaagggagaaacatgccctcagcagcagccaggccaggcctaCTATCCCTGATG CCTGTGCAGGGACAACTCCTGAGTTTCCTGAggccccagcaggccaggccagccGTCAGGAGGAGGTGGTATTGCAGGCCTCTCTCTCCCCGTACCACCAATTCAGAGATGCAGCCGAGGTCACCGTCTTCCGGGAGAGCCTGCTGAGCTGGTATGACCGAAAGAAGCGGGACCTGCCCTGGAGAAGGCGG GCAGAGGGTGAGGTGGACCTGGACAGGCGGGCATATGCTG TATGGGTCTCAGAGGTCATGCTGCAGCAGACCCAGGTTGCCACGGTGATCGACTATTATACCAGATGGATGCAG AAGTGGCCAACACTGCAGGATCTGGCCAGTGCTTCCCTGGAG GAAGTGAACCAGCTCTGGGCTGGCCTGGGGTACTACTCTCGAGGCCGGCGGCTGCAGGAGGGAGCCCGGAAG gtGGTAGAGGAGCTCGGGGGCCATGTGCCACGCACAGCAGAGACCTTGCAGCGGCTCCTGCCTGGCGTGGGGCGGTACACAGCTGGAGCCATTGCTTCCATTGCCTTTGGCCAG GTGACCGGTGTGGTAGATGGAAACGTAGTGCGGGTGCTATGCCGTGTCCGAGGCATTGGTGCCGATCCCAGCAACACCTTTGTCTCCCAGCAGCTCTG GAGCCTAGCCCAGCAGCTGGTAGACCCAGCCCGGCCCGGAGACTTTAAccaggcagccatggagctgggagCCATAGTGTGCAGCCCGCAACACCCACACTGCAGCCAGTGCCCTGTCCAGAGCCTGTGCCGGGCACACCAGAGG GTGGAGCGGGAGCGGCTTCCAGCCTCACAGAGCCTGCCAGGCAGTCCTGACGTGGAGGAGTGTG CTCCCAACACTGGACAGTGCCAGCTGTGCGCACCTCCTACAGAGCCCTGGGACCAGACGCTGGGAGTGGCCAACTTTCCCAGAAAGGCCAGCCGTAAGCCCCCCAGGGAGGAGTGCTCTGCCACCTGTGTTCTGGAGCAGCCCAGGGCCCCTGGGGGTGCCCGGATTCTGCTGGTGCAGAGGCCCAACTCAG GTCTGCTGGCAGGACTGTGGGAGTTCCCATCTGTGACTGTGGACCCCTCAGGACGGCATCAGCGCAAGGCCCTGCTGCAGGAACTGCAGAATTGGGCTGGGCCCCTCCCAGCCACCCACCTGCATCACCTAGGGCAG GTGGTCCACACCTTCTCTCACATCAAGCTGACCTATCAAGTATATGGTCTGGCCCTGGAAGGGCAGGCCCCAGTGACAGTCACAGCACCTGGCGCTCGCTGGCTGACTCGGGAAGAGTTTCACACCGCAGCTGTCTCCACCGCCATGAAAAAG GTGTTCCGCGTGTACGAAGGCCAACAGTCAGGGACCTGCAAG AGCTCCAAAAGATCCCAGGTGTCTACTGCATCCAGCCGGAAaaagcccagcccaggccagcaaGTCCTGGATCGTTTCTTTCGGCCCCATATCCCCACAGATGCACCTAGACTCAACAGTGCGGCCCAGTGA